One segment of Bacillota bacterium DNA contains the following:
- the flgK gene encoding flagellar hook-associated protein FlgK codes for MRSTFLGLETARRALVAQQRALEVVGHNIANAGTQGYVRREPVLAATPGYVVETGAGFKRPGTVGTGVEMVRIKRVFDGFVESRIRQAGVSLGFWEGKSDALSQVEAVFGEPSDTGLADALTEFFAAWDELSKRPESIAVRTALVEQAKTLASYFNNELSGLRELARDLDEGIATRVDEINSLAREIAAQNKEIVRITAIGNDPADLKDARDVAIERLSRLINISAFETQDGSVVVQVGSAELVRGDAASELRFESGTLPGEALDPGATELGSQIVWANDGSPVEATGGEVGGLLQARNADVTGYYKDVEQLVTTLADEVNQLHKDGYGIDDALTPTHGIDFFVYDAGRRTLSVNPDLDPDAGGDVAKVAAAAQPGLVGDGSVALAIAGLEDALTMGGDKVSFGGFYQQIVADVGTCARQAAHMAQVHDATLQQYTNNKDSISGVSIDEEMVNLMRYQRAYEAAARLTTAIDEMLDTLINGTGIVGR; via the coding sequence ATGCGTTCCACTTTTCTCGGCCTTGAGACCGCAAGGCGCGCCTTGGTTGCTCAACAAAGAGCGCTCGAAGTGGTCGGCCACAACATCGCAAACGCCGGCACGCAAGGTTACGTGCGGCGTGAGCCCGTGCTCGCGGCCACGCCGGGGTACGTGGTGGAAACCGGGGCCGGCTTCAAGCGGCCTGGCACGGTGGGCACGGGAGTCGAGATGGTCAGGATAAAGCGCGTCTTCGATGGGTTCGTCGAAAGCCGAATCCGCCAGGCTGGGGTATCCCTCGGGTTCTGGGAAGGCAAGAGCGATGCGCTCTCGCAGGTGGAAGCGGTTTTCGGAGAGCCTTCCGATACCGGGCTGGCCGACGCTTTGACCGAGTTCTTCGCGGCGTGGGACGAGCTATCGAAGCGTCCGGAGAGCATCGCCGTCCGCACGGCCCTGGTGGAGCAGGCCAAGACCCTTGCGTCCTACTTCAACAACGAGCTCAGTGGCCTGCGCGAGCTTGCGCGCGACCTGGACGAGGGGATAGCCACGCGCGTCGACGAGATCAACTCGCTTGCCAGGGAGATCGCTGCGCAGAACAAGGAGATCGTGAGGATCACGGCGATCGGGAACGATCCTGCCGACCTCAAGGACGCGCGAGATGTCGCCATCGAGAGGCTATCACGGCTCATCAATATCAGCGCCTTCGAGACCCAGGACGGGTCCGTAGTCGTTCAAGTCGGCTCTGCAGAGCTCGTGCGCGGCGACGCCGCAAGCGAGCTCCGGTTCGAGTCCGGGACTCTGCCCGGAGAGGCGCTCGACCCTGGGGCAACCGAGCTGGGATCTCAGATAGTCTGGGCGAACGATGGGAGTCCGGTGGAAGCCACCGGAGGCGAAGTGGGCGGGCTGCTGCAGGCGAGGAACGCCGATGTCACTGGGTACTACAAGGACGTGGAGCAGCTCGTGACCACGCTCGCTGACGAGGTCAACCAGCTCCATAAGGACGGCTATGGCATAGACGATGCCCTGACCCCGACGCACGGCATCGACTTCTTTGTATATGACGCCGGGCGCCGCACTCTCTCAGTGAACCCGGACCTCGACCCAGACGCCGGTGGAGACGTGGCGAAGGTGGCCGCGGCCGCACAGCCGGGGCTTGTCGGGGACGGCTCGGTCGCGCTTGCCATTGCAGGTCTCGAGGACGCGCTCACGATGGGCGGGGACAAGGTGAGCTTCGGGGGATTCTATCAGCAGATCGTCGCCGACGTGGGGACGTGCGCGCGGCAGGCCGCGCACATGGCGCAGGTACACGACGCGACGCTGCAGCAATACACGAACAACAAGGATAGCATCTCAGGGGTCTCCATCGATGAGGAGATGGTGAATCTCATGCGCTATCAGCGGGCGTACGAGGCAGCGGCCAGGCTGACGACAGCCATTGATGAGATGCTCGATACCCTCATCAACGGCACGGGCATCGTAGGCCGGTAG
- the flgG gene encoding flagellar basal-body rod protein FlgG, producing MMRALWSAATGMLAKQLNMDVIANNLANLNTYGFKRSRVDFQDLMYQKLRTSGSTVAEGARVPAGIEVGLGTRPAAIQRIFSQGDFVQTEGPLDLVIEGDGFFQVLMPDGTVAYTRDGSFKKDSEGRIVTSDGFPIEPEITIPPEAVDISIGTDGTVSVILSGESEPQELGKIELAKFVNPAGLSAIGRNLFTATASSGQPAVGTPGLEGFGTISQGFLEMSNVKVVEEMVNMIIAQRAYEVNSKAIQTSDDMLSIANNLKR from the coding sequence ATGATGCGAGCGTTATGGAGTGCGGCCACGGGCATGTTGGCGAAGCAGCTCAATATGGACGTGATCGCCAACAACCTGGCCAACCTCAACACATACGGGTTCAAGAGGAGCAGGGTGGACTTTCAAGATCTCATGTATCAAAAGCTCCGGACGTCCGGGTCCACCGTGGCGGAGGGCGCGAGGGTGCCGGCCGGCATAGAGGTCGGTCTCGGTACTAGGCCCGCCGCTATCCAAAGGATTTTCTCGCAGGGTGATTTCGTGCAGACCGAAGGGCCTCTCGACCTTGTGATAGAGGGCGACGGGTTCTTCCAGGTGCTCATGCCGGACGGCACCGTGGCTTACACGAGGGACGGCTCGTTCAAGAAGGACAGCGAGGGCAGGATCGTCACGTCCGACGGCTTCCCCATCGAGCCCGAGATCACCATTCCTCCTGAAGCGGTGGACATCTCCATAGGCACCGATGGCACGGTGTCGGTGATCCTGTCGGGCGAGAGCGAGCCCCAGGAACTCGGCAAGATCGAGCTCGCCAAGTTCGTGAACCCGGCGGGCCTCTCCGCCATCGGACGCAACCTGTTCACCGCGACTGCGTCTTCTGGCCAGCCGGCAGTGGGCACCCCAGGGCTCGAGGGCTTCGGGACCATATCCCAGGGGTTTCTGGAGATGTCCAACGTGAAGGTGGTCGAAGAGATGGTCAATATGATAATCGCCCAGCGCGCTTACGAGGTGAACTCCAAAGCCATCCAGACATCCGACGACATGCTCTCCATAGCGAACAACCTCAAGCGCTAA
- a CDS encoding flagellar basal body P-ring protein FlgI, whose translation MKRASEHAIRTARGLRGFRLRPALFAVFVGLALVAAVESVALVSVASAESRIKDITRIEGVRENDLIGYGLVVGLKGTGDSSGAMFTVQSVANMLMKFGVKVSPDEMRVKNVAAVMVTAKLPPFARVGDRLDVVVSSLGDARSLEGGTLLLTPLLGADEKMYAAAQGVVSLGGGAGSSTARQKTHPTVATIPEGATVERELEEAISGAENGKITLSLSQPDFATADRIAKAICARLGDGTAKALDAGAVEVRVPAGYAGDPVGLVALIGEIPVTADVPARVVFNERTGTVVIGGNVRVLPAVVSHGSLRVQISSSVDGGSASTARDEGSPSTSRDKGGPDATAAGTVFDVSSMDTVDALVSSLNAVGATPRDIIAILQALKACGALLAEIEVL comes from the coding sequence ATGAAACGAGCTAGCGAGCATGCCATCCGGACCGCGCGCGGCCTACGCGGCTTCAGGCTCAGGCCCGCACTTTTCGCCGTGTTCGTGGGGCTGGCGTTGGTGGCCGCGGTCGAGTCCGTCGCGCTCGTGTCTGTGGCAAGCGCAGAGTCAAGGATCAAGGACATCACGCGGATTGAGGGCGTGAGAGAGAACGATCTCATCGGCTACGGCCTGGTGGTCGGGTTGAAGGGCACGGGGGACTCCAGCGGCGCGATGTTCACCGTCCAGTCGGTTGCGAACATGCTGATGAAGTTCGGCGTCAAGGTCTCGCCCGACGAGATGCGCGTCAAGAACGTCGCGGCCGTGATGGTGACCGCGAAGCTGCCGCCGTTCGCACGGGTGGGCGACCGGCTCGATGTGGTGGTGTCGTCTCTCGGCGACGCGCGGAGCCTTGAGGGAGGGACCCTTCTCCTTACGCCGCTCCTCGGCGCCGACGAGAAGATGTACGCGGCGGCGCAAGGGGTCGTCTCGCTGGGCGGCGGGGCTGGCAGTTCGACGGCGCGCCAGAAAACGCATCCCACGGTGGCCACCATTCCGGAGGGGGCGACGGTCGAACGGGAGCTTGAGGAGGCTATTTCCGGCGCGGAGAACGGGAAGATCACCCTGTCTCTGTCTCAACCGGACTTCGCTACGGCCGACCGCATAGCGAAAGCCATCTGCGCACGCCTGGGGGATGGCACTGCAAAGGCCCTCGACGCGGGGGCCGTGGAGGTGCGAGTGCCGGCGGGATATGCTGGCGACCCCGTGGGGCTCGTCGCGCTCATTGGGGAGATCCCGGTCACCGCGGACGTTCCGGCGCGCGTCGTGTTCAATGAGCGCACAGGCACGGTCGTGATCGGCGGAAACGTGAGAGTGCTCCCGGCCGTGGTTTCCCATGGCAGCCTGCGCGTTCAGATCTCCTCCAGCGTTGACGGTGGGTCCGCCTCCACCGCCCGAGACGAGGGATCCCCTTCCACCTCGCGAGACAAGGGCGGCCCCGATGCGACGGCGGCCGGGACGGTTTTCGATGTCTCCTCGATGGACACTGTAGACGCTCTCGTGTCCTCGCTCAACGCCGTTGGCGCGACGCCCCGCGACATCATCGCCATTTTGCAGGCGCTCAAGGCGTGCGGCGCCCTTCTCGCGGAGATAGAAGTCTTGTGA
- a CDS encoding flagellar basal body L-ring protein FlgH — protein MAPAGAHAAAVADEAGANQGAVQPQLSLWGDHARSLFADHRARQVGDLITVLISERSYASNDAQTSTGKGAGLTVAEGVGMFSFLPETGFSTNVKSNGRNATSRSGSLVARMTAKITEVLPDGNFRIEGTQALVINRERQNIVITGIVRPEDIGADNTVFSTYIADAEIKYEGSLNVEQKKGLLSFLGRFFAGVLDFLF, from the coding sequence ATGGCACCCGCTGGGGCCCATGCGGCGGCCGTGGCCGACGAAGCCGGAGCCAACCAAGGGGCCGTGCAGCCCCAGTTGTCGCTGTGGGGCGACCATGCGCGCTCTCTATTCGCAGACCATAGGGCAAGGCAGGTCGGCGACCTGATAACCGTCCTCATCTCGGAAAGGTCGTATGCGAGCAACGATGCGCAGACATCGACCGGCAAAGGCGCCGGGCTTACCGTTGCCGAGGGAGTTGGCATGTTTTCGTTCCTGCCCGAAACGGGCTTTTCTACGAACGTGAAGTCCAACGGGCGGAACGCTACGTCCCGTTCCGGGAGCCTCGTGGCCAGAATGACGGCGAAGATCACGGAGGTGCTGCCCGACGGGAATTTCAGGATTGAAGGGACGCAGGCCCTCGTAATAAACCGGGAGCGACAGAACATCGTCATCACTGGGATCGTGAGGCCCGAGGACATCGGTGCCGACAACACCGTGTTCTCGACGTACATCGCGGATGCGGAGATCAAGTACGAGGGCTCGCTCAATGTCGAGCAGAAGAAGGGCTTGCTGTCGTTCCTCGGGAGGTTTTTCGCCGGGGTGCTCGATTTCCTGTTCTAG
- the flgM gene encoding flagellar biosynthesis anti-sigma factor FlgM yields MKVENEGLRRILSRYAEQAEATKSKEAKEAQKKRESAEAEAEAEADEVVVSDRARELQRAHQRLDEIAAARKAKVETIRKDLETGTYKVSGDMVARKLLRPS; encoded by the coding sequence GTGAAGGTCGAAAACGAGGGACTCCGCAGGATCCTCAGCAGGTACGCGGAGCAAGCCGAGGCGACGAAGTCCAAGGAAGCCAAAGAGGCGCAAAAGAAACGGGAAAGCGCGGAGGCGGAGGCGGAGGCGGAGGCGGACGAGGTCGTGGTCTCCGACCGCGCACGCGAGTTGCAACGCGCACATCAAAGGCTCGATGAGATCGCTGCCGCGCGAAAGGCGAAGGTTGAGACCATTCGCAAGGATCTGGAGACCGGCACATACAAGGTGAGCGGCGACATGGTCGCCCGGAAGCTCCTGAGGCCGTCCTAG
- a CDS encoding flagellar protein FlgN, producing the protein MHDISQRCNEILDLLEEEAALHRDLLDLSRREQGLLVSFDVDALTATLREVEALIGKVRAVMNARLALLGEVTRSLGRPGGAASRGSDRVSCEEVMASAGDGCLERYRSILQQLAPILEEHAVINGGNIVLINNILDYVDFATRVYACRDGRNTYSVNTTALRRKAGRPHAFHFSRP; encoded by the coding sequence ATGCACGACATCTCTCAACGGTGCAACGAGATCCTCGATCTTCTCGAGGAAGAGGCCGCCCTTCACAGGGATCTCCTGGACCTCTCCCGCCGGGAACAGGGCCTTCTCGTCTCTTTCGATGTAGATGCTTTGACAGCCACGTTGCGCGAGGTTGAGGCCCTCATCGGGAAGGTCCGGGCGGTCATGAACGCGAGGCTCGCGCTCCTCGGCGAGGTCACGCGCAGCCTCGGCCGTCCCGGCGGCGCCGCGTCTCGCGGCAGCGACCGCGTATCGTGTGAGGAGGTCATGGCTTCGGCAGGGGATGGCTGTCTCGAGAGGTACAGGAGCATCCTCCAGCAGCTTGCGCCCATCCTCGAGGAACACGCCGTCATCAACGGTGGAAACATCGTGCTCATAAACAACATCCTCGACTACGTCGATTTCGCGACTCGGGTGTACGCGTGCCGTGATGGCCGGAACACGTATTCAGTGAACACCACCGCTCTGAGAAGAAAGGCGGGAAGGCCGCATGCGTTCCACTTTTCTCGGCCTTGA
- the flgF gene encoding flagellar basal-body rod protein FlgF → MVRGLYAAASGMVAGLLQQDVIAQNLANVDTPGYKKDIALVGAFADELAVRVESRAPWRLARTVPIGGLGPGVYVRGTGFDPSEGPFIETGAPLDLAIQGDGYFVVETPQGEAYTRNGSFTLNSRGELVTMDGMPVLGESGPITLPSSPSGADGRASVEVRGDGRVTADGRLVGRLRIVAFDDPSSLAKAGGSLFVAASGATARPVGAADGTVVRQGFLEMSNVSVVTEMVQMIAGMRAYETCQRVVWFLDGTLDKSINDVGRVA, encoded by the coding sequence TTGGTTCGCGGGCTTTACGCGGCGGCATCCGGCATGGTCGCGGGGCTGCTTCAGCAGGACGTGATCGCGCAGAATCTCGCCAATGTCGACACGCCTGGCTACAAGAAGGACATCGCGCTGGTCGGCGCGTTTGCGGACGAGCTGGCGGTACGAGTCGAAAGCAGGGCTCCGTGGCGCCTCGCGAGGACCGTTCCCATAGGTGGGCTGGGACCCGGGGTTTACGTGAGAGGCACGGGCTTTGATCCGAGCGAGGGGCCATTCATCGAGACCGGCGCGCCTCTGGACCTCGCCATCCAGGGGGACGGGTATTTCGTGGTCGAAACCCCCCAGGGTGAGGCGTACACGCGCAATGGGTCGTTCACCCTCAATTCCCGTGGCGAGCTAGTCACCATGGACGGCATGCCGGTGCTCGGCGAGTCCGGACCGATAACCCTTCCTTCCTCTCCTTCCGGCGCCGACGGCCGGGCGTCCGTGGAGGTGCGCGGCGACGGTCGGGTCACGGCGGATGGGCGGCTCGTTGGGAGGCTCAGGATCGTGGCGTTCGATGATCCATCCTCGCTCGCCAAGGCGGGCGGCAGCCTTTTTGTGGCGGCATCCGGTGCGACGGCGCGCCCAGTTGGGGCTGCGGATGGGACGGTGGTGCGGCAGGGGTTCCTCGAGATGTCCAACGTAAGCGTCGTGACGGAGATGGTTCAGATGATCGCCGGTATGCGGGCGTACGAGACGTGCCAGAGAGTGGTGTGGTTTCTGGACGGGACCCTCGACAAATCCATTAACGACGTCGGGAGAGTAGCCTGA
- the flgA gene encoding flagellar basal body P-ring formation protein FlgA, protein MNTCARYGCVCKKLGVVAKAIAVVGALFLTIGSRGAAEDPGTIARIEITSPVEVRGTVITLGDIASVECLRGSRLDRSPGSVPGAGAPLVGSCPEPGEADLVSRLKAIEIGRAPFPGQERTLSLAIVRIRLRQAGFDPGQMVISGPTTIVVRTRATLVTADAIAAAVRDYMTASMPWDDREAEVSVLLDPNESVLVPDGEISLKVEPLPTTTFIGTTSVRVTVSVDGEAYRVLPVRARVDVAKAVVVAARTIQRHEIIGTPDIRLETRDLGRVPQDVFFDAAAVVGMRASHTITAGEVLARSSVERPPLMRKGDAVTIEAALAGVTVASPGEALEDGCEGARIRVRNTASGAIIRAVVISAKVVRAM, encoded by the coding sequence ATGAACACGTGTGCTCGATACGGGTGCGTTTGCAAGAAGCTGGGCGTCGTCGCAAAGGCCATCGCCGTCGTGGGGGCGCTGTTCCTCACCATAGGAAGCCGGGGCGCCGCCGAAGACCCGGGGACGATAGCGAGGATCGAAATAACGAGCCCGGTCGAGGTCCGTGGGACCGTGATCACGCTGGGAGATATCGCGAGCGTGGAGTGTCTTCGCGGCTCCCGCCTAGATAGGAGCCCCGGCTCGGTCCCCGGCGCGGGTGCTCCCCTTGTTGGGTCTTGCCCCGAGCCCGGCGAGGCGGACCTTGTTTCTCGCCTCAAGGCGATCGAGATCGGCCGAGCGCCGTTTCCGGGGCAGGAACGCACGCTGAGCCTCGCTATAGTCCGTATCAGGCTGAGGCAGGCTGGGTTCGACCCGGGTCAAATGGTCATCTCGGGCCCTACCACGATAGTCGTGAGAACGCGCGCCACGCTGGTGACAGCGGACGCCATCGCAGCCGCCGTGCGGGACTACATGACGGCGTCGATGCCCTGGGACGACCGCGAGGCAGAGGTGTCGGTGTTGCTCGACCCCAACGAGAGCGTCCTCGTGCCGGACGGCGAGATCTCGCTCAAGGTGGAGCCGCTGCCTACGACTACGTTCATCGGCACCACGAGCGTTAGGGTCACCGTGTCGGTGGACGGGGAGGCTTACAGAGTTCTCCCGGTAAGGGCAAGGGTGGACGTGGCGAAAGCGGTTGTCGTGGCCGCCAGAACCATCCAGAGACACGAGATCATCGGGACGCCGGACATCCGGCTCGAGACCCGGGACCTCGGCCGCGTTCCCCAGGACGTGTTCTTCGATGCCGCCGCCGTCGTAGGCATGCGGGCGAGCCACACGATCACCGCCGGGGAAGTGCTCGCGCGATCGAGCGTCGAGCGGCCGCCGCTCATGCGAAAGGGCGACGCCGTGACCATCGAGGCTGCGCTTGCGGGTGTCACCGTAGCGAGCCCGGGAGAGGCACTGGAGGACGGGTGTGAGGGGGCTCGCATCCGCGTAAGGAACACGGCGTCCGGTGCGATCATTCGTGCCGTGGTGATCTCCGCGAAGGTGGTCCGCGCGATGTGA
- a CDS encoding rod-binding protein has protein sequence MKACQELESVFLEELLKEMRKTVPKDDLFGGGRGEEVFQSMFDQEIAKAMAARGGIGLAEILYRQLSRQSATPSQLGGHRLDGPRGVHDAKEG, from the coding sequence ATGAAAGCCTGCCAGGAACTGGAATCCGTGTTCCTGGAAGAGCTTCTCAAAGAAATGCGCAAGACGGTTCCGAAGGACGACCTCTTTGGTGGCGGGCGCGGCGAAGAAGTGTTCCAGAGCATGTTCGACCAGGAGATCGCGAAAGCCATGGCTGCGCGGGGCGGCATCGGTCTCGCCGAGATTCTTTACAGACAGCTGTCACGGCAGTCCGCGACGCCATCGCAGCTAGGAGGCCACCGTTTGGACGGGCCCCGCGGCGTGCATGATGCCAAGGAGGGCTAA